GCTTTTGTTGTGCAGTGGATGACACCTTGAGAAATCGCAAGGCGAGCAGATCAATGTCGTCTTCGCGGTCACGCACAGGGGGAACATGAAGGGCAAAGGTTTCAAGCCGGTAGTACAGGTCTTCGCGAAAGCGCCCTTCTTCCACGGCCTTGCGCAGATCCTGGTGGGTTGCGGCCAGTATGCGCACGTTCACCTGTATTTCCTGGTCTTCGCCCACGGGGCGTATCCAGCCGTCTTGCAGGGCGCGCAACAGTTTGGCCTGCAGCATCAGCGGCATTTCGCCAATTTCATCCAGCAGCAAGGTGCCGCCATCGGCTTGCTGCAACAGCCCTTTGCGACCGGTTTTTGCGCCAGTGAATGAGCCACTGGCGTGGCCGAAAAATTCGCTTTCCAAAAGCTCAGCAGGAATGCCTGCGCAGTTGACCGCCAGAAAGGGTTTGCCAGCGCGCGGGCTTTCCGCGTGCACGGCGCGTGCGACCAGTTCCTTGCCGGTGCCGCTTTCACCGAGAATGAGCACTGGGCCTTGCGCCTTGGCCAGCATTTGAATTTGCATGAACAGCTTTTTGACCGCAGGGCTTTTGCCATACAGCCCATGAAAACCGTGGTCGGTGTTCAACTGGCGAAACTGTTGCAGCTCGCTGCGAATGGCGCGGTTTGACAGCACACGCCGGGTGCTGAGCAAGAGATGTTCAAGGTCGAGTGGCTTGGTCAGAAAATCATCGGCCCCCGCCTGCAAGGCCTTGACCGCTTGCCGCACACTGCCAAACGCGGTGACAACAATGACAGCCGGTG
The nucleotide sequence above comes from Limnobacter thiooxidans. Encoded proteins:
- a CDS encoding sigma-54-dependent transcriptional regulator: MRGGVEVLLLEDDPALNELIVEEMEAQGHRVTAMHALADAAQWLATHRTDLIVTDLRLPDGDGMELLKIAQASPEPPAVIVVTAFGSVRQAVKALQAGADDFLTKPLDLEHLLLSTRRVLSNRAIRSELQQFRQLNTDHGFHGLYGKSPAVKKLFMQIQMLAKAQGPVLILGESGTGKELVARAVHAESPRAGKPFLAVNCAGIPAELLESEFFGHASGSFTGAKTGRKGLLQQADGGTLLLDEIGEMPLMLQAKLLRALQDGWIRPVGEDQEIQVNVRILAATHQDLRKAVEEGRFREDLYYRLETFALHVPPVRDREDDIDLLALRFLKVSSTAQQKQVKGFTADALKALRRYSFPGNVRELQNVVERAVVFCAGEQIALKDLPERVQLNAGQAVVPSTGQNPAVHETALLEGAVWPTLDEMQKRYVQLILKEVDGNKRRAAALLGIGRRTLYRWLGEEQE